The Triticum aestivum cultivar Chinese Spring chromosome 7B, IWGSC CS RefSeq v2.1, whole genome shotgun sequence genome window below encodes:
- the LOC123157426 gene encoding uncharacterized protein translates to MGKYVELLDMGVRIAARFHSHCPQTARMYYHPPASASAAPGAGHGGGMVPGEGGAVAMAMMKRQRRAVIDATEIILYTVV, encoded by the coding sequence ATGGGGAAGTACGTGGAGCTGCTGGACATGGGGGTGCGTATCGCCGCGCGGTTCCACTCCCACTGCCCGCAGACGGCCCGGATGTACTATCACCctcccgcctccgcctcggccgccCCCGGCGCCGGCCACGGCGGCGGGATGGTGCCCGGAGAAGGAGGCGCCGTGGCCATGGCCATGATGAAGAGGCAGCGGCGGGCCGTCATCGACGCCACGGAGATTATTCTCTACACCGTCGTCTAG